Proteins encoded together in one Oenanthe melanoleuca isolate GR-GAL-2019-014 chromosome 7, OMel1.0, whole genome shotgun sequence window:
- the TWIST2 gene encoding twist-related protein 2 produces the protein MEESSSSPVSPVDSLGTSEEELERQPKRFGRKRRYSKKSSEDGSPNPGKRGKKSSPSSQSYEELQSQRILANVRERQRTQSLNEAFAALRKIIPTLPSDKLSKIQTLKLAARYIDFLYQVLQSDEMDSKMTSCSYVAHERLSYAFSVWRMEGAWSMSASH, from the coding sequence ATGGAAGAAAGCTCCAGTTCTCCTGTTTCCCCTGTGGATAGCTTGGGGACCAGTGAAGAGGAGCTGGAAAGGCAGCCAAAGAGATTTGGCAGGAAGAGAAGATACAGTAAGAAGTCCAGCGAAGATGGCAGCCCCAACCCAGGGAAGAGGGGGAAGAAGTCCAGTCCCAGCTCCCAATCTTACGAAGAACTGCAGAGCCAGAGGATCCTGGCCAACGtcagagagaggcagaggaCTCAGTCGCTCAACGAAGCTTTCGCCGCCCTGAGGAAAATCATCCCCACGCTGCCCTCTGACAAACTGAGTAAAATCCAGACGCTGAAGCTGGCGGCTCGGTACATAGACTTCCTCTACCAGGTGCTACAGAGCGACGAGATGGACAGTAAGATGACGAGCTGCAGTTACGTGGCTCACGAGCGGCTCAGTTATGCCTTCTCCGTCTGGAGGATGGAGGGAGCGTGGTCCATGTCGGCCTCCCACTAG
- the LOC130255684 gene encoding helix-loop-helix protein 13-like — MEELCYSLEQGDPSAESLLWEPADPDTQLENFLLECLAEPSWPGPGGAEPDKAPGGRPRQRRAANLRERRRMLSINSAFDQLRSHVPTFPYEKRLSKIDTLRLATAYIALLGDILLSGRHPRAFVEQCLRSGCQGAQRAAWNTSDLTARLSWVKWD, encoded by the exons ATGGAGGAACTTTGCTACAGCTTGGAGCAGGGAGACCCCAGTGCGGAATCCCTCCTCTGGGAGCCGGCAGATCCCGACACACAGCTGGAGAACTTCCTCCTGGAGTGCCTGGCAGAGCCCTCCTggcccgggccgggcggcgccgAGCCGGACAAGGCCCCAGGCGGGCGGCCCCGGCAGCGGCGCGCTGCCAACCTCCGcgagaggaggaggatgctcagCATCAACTCGGCCTTCGACCAGCTGCGCAGCCACGTGCCCACCTTCCCCTACGAGAAGCGCCTCTCCAAGATCGACACGCTGCGCTTGGCCACGGCCTACATCGCCCTGCTGGGGGACATCCTGCTGTCCGGCCGCCACCCCAGAGCCTTCGTGGAGCAGTGCCTGAGGAGCGGCTGCCAGGGCGCCCAGCGGGCAGCCTGGAACACCAGTG ATCTGACAGCCCGCCTGTCCTGGGTAAAGTGGGATTAA